The Nitrospinaceae bacterium genomic sequence TTTCGGAACTTGGAAGGAGAAATGATGGCTGGCGATAAAGCGCGTCTGGCTTCGATAGGTTTAGGTCGGTGGGGCGCTATGCTCGTGGATGCAGTGAACCGCAGCGGCGCGGCCGAGGTGGTTACCTGCTTTGCTCGGAGCGAGGAGGGCCGCAAGGCGTTCGCGGATAAATTTGATTGTCGCAGGTCGGCTAGCTATGACGAAGTGCTCAATGACCCGGAAGTTGAGGGCGTCATTATTGCCACCCCGCATTTGACCCACGCGGATATGATCTGTGAGGCCGCCTCGGCGGGCAAGCATGTTTTTGTCGAAAAGCCGCTGACGCTCACCGTGGCCGAGGGTAAGCGCAGCTATGAGGCGACGCAAAAAGCAGGCGTTGCTCTTCAGGTGGGCCACCACCGCCGACGGCAAGGGGCGAATCGCCGCATTCGAGAGATGCTCGATAATGGTGAACTCGGAATGCTCCACCAGCTTGAGGCGAATCTTTCGTTGCCGATGGGCCAAAACCCCTCGCCGGGCTGGCGCGAGGATACCAATGAATCTCCCGCTGGCGGCCTCACGGGCCTTGGCGTTCACATGATCGATAATCTTCAGTACCTGGCCGGGCCGATAAAACGGGTCTCAGCTTTCAGCAAGCAGATCCTGGGCGCTGGGAACCTTGATGACGCGACCTGCGTCGCCCTTGAGTTTGAATCCGGCCCACTTGGCTACATGAGTTTCTCGCTGGTTCTTCCTAAAATTTGCGTGACCCATGCCTTCGGTACCGAGGCGGCTGTCTGGTCCGAGGAGGAGGGCGCGAAACTTTTTTTCCAGAAAAAAGATCAACAAGCCAGAGAGCAAGTTGATGTCGATGCAGGCGATGCCCTGGCGGACCAAATGGTTGAATTTGCCAGATGTATTCGTGAGGGCGGAGAGCCCGAGGCGGGCGGCCCCTCGAGTATTGAAGTGGTGGCAGTTCAGGAGGCCGTTATTGAGAGCGTGGCCTCGGGCAAGACAGTTGATGTGGCGAACTACCGCTAGAGGCGGTTCATTCAATTTGATTGGAGGTAATCAATGTCCCAGATGACTCATGTCGGGAGCTCCCCGGCGAAGGAAGATGCGCTTGCCAAAGCGGTGGGCGATACGGTTTACGGCGATGATTTGCGGTTGCCAAACGAGCTTGTCGGCAAGGTGATCCGCCCGCCGGCGGTGCCCGCGAATATCAAGAAAATTGACGCCTCAAAGGCGCTCGCCCTGCCGGGTGTGCACTGCGTTTTGACGGCGAAGGATATTCCTGGAGAAAACGCGGGCCGCTACCCCTATTTTCCGGTGTTGGCCGAGGGATCGGTGTGCTTTGGCGGCGACGCCGTGGCGATTCTTGCCGCCGAGACGCACGACATCGCCGAGCAGGCGGCCAGGCTGGTTCAAATCGACTATGAGCCCCTGCCGGGAAACTATGAGTACGAGAATATTGAGGGCGAGGTGCTCTTTGAGCAGAATGTGGAAAAGGGTGACGTCGAGGCCGGTTTTGCCCAGGCTGATGTCATCGTCGAAAAAACTTATTTTGCCGCTAGTATCGACCACGGTTTCATCGAGCCCGAGGGTGGTGTCGGCTGGGTGGATGAGCGCGGCATTGTGAACATCCGAGTTCCCACCCAGACGGTTGAGAACTATGAGTTGGTGGCCGCAACATTGAACTTGCCCGCCAGCCGGGTGCGCTATGACTGCCCGATGGTGGGCGGCGCATTTGGCGGCAAGGAGCACCCCCTGCTCGGCGCGTTTTTGGGGCTTCTCACGATGAAAACGGGAAGGCCTGTGCGCATCGTTTATTCGCGCGAGGAATCGATGGCCCAGTGCAGTAAAAAACACCCTTTCATCATGCGCTACAAGACGGGTGCGACCAAAGAGGGAAAGCTCACCGCCTTGGAGATCGATATCATCGCCGATGCGGGCGCCTATCCGACCAACAGCGGGGGAATGATCTTGAGTGGCTTGATCGTGGGCCAGGGGCCATACGAGGTGCCAAACGCACGCGGCCACTCGGTCGCCATTCAGACGAACAATCCTTTCACCGAGTCCATGCGCGGGGTGGGGGCGAATCAGGTTTGTTTTGCCTATGAGTCGCAGATGGACGAGGTGGCGGTGCAACTGGGGATGGACCCGGTGGAGTTTCGCCGCCGCAATTTCATTGAAAAGGGGGGGACGCTTATCCACCGGCAACCGATTCCGACCTCGCCCATGCTTCATGAGCTTTTGGCGCAAGCCGAGCGGGCCATTGGCAAGAAGGCCGGCCCCGACCCCTCTAATAGTCGGGGACCCTGGCGGCGGGGGGTTGGCTACATAGGGAACTTGGCGGGCTACGGCCGCCCCAACCAGGATGGCGAGACCTATGTCTCAATCGAGGCGGACGGCAGCGTGAACCTGCGCTGCGGGGCCTCGGACGTTGGCGCGGGCCAGTCCACCACCTACCGGCAGATTGCGGCAGAGGCGCTGGGCGTTACGCTTGAGAGCGTTTCGGTAACGATGGCGAACTCCGAGATCACGCCCCATTGCGGCATGACGTCGGGAAGCCGCCAGACACTGATCACGGGCGGGGCGGCCCAGCGCGGAGGCGAGGAGCTGCTCTCGCGCATCCTGAAGGGCGCTGCCGAGCTTTTGGAGGCGGCTGTAGAGGACCTTGAGGCGAATAGCGGCATTATTTCGGTGCGCGGGGCCCAGGAGCGCTCGGTGCGTTTTGTTGAGGCCGTGAAGAAGTGCAAGGAGATGGGCATCTCCCTGTTTACCACCGCCAAGATGGAGACCCACCCCCACACCTTTGAGGGCAATGATGTCTTCGGCGATCGGGGCGGTTGGGTTGACTACTCCTTTGGGGTTCATGCCGCCGAGGCCGATGTTAATATCGAGACGGGCGAGGTGCGGCTCCTGAACTACGTCTCGGGCCATGACGTTGGCCAGGCGATTCACCCCCAGCACGTCGAGGGGCAGTTCGAGGGCGGCAGCATGATGGGGATTGGCCACGGCCTGCTAGAGGAGATCCAGACCGACAAGGGCATGCTCTCGACCAGTGAGTTTCACAGCTACCTGATTCCCACAGCGACCGAGACGCCTGAGTGGAACTCGTTTTATGTGGAGTCCGGAGAAGGGCTCGGCCCCTACGGCGCCAAGGGCAT encodes the following:
- a CDS encoding Gfo/Idh/MocA family oxidoreductase gives rise to the protein MAGDKARLASIGLGRWGAMLVDAVNRSGAAEVVTCFARSEEGRKAFADKFDCRRSASYDEVLNDPEVEGVIIATPHLTHADMICEAASAGKHVFVEKPLTLTVAEGKRSYEATQKAGVALQVGHHRRRQGANRRIREMLDNGELGMLHQLEANLSLPMGQNPSPGWREDTNESPAGGLTGLGVHMIDNLQYLAGPIKRVSAFSKQILGAGNLDDATCVALEFESGPLGYMSFSLVLPKICVTHAFGTEAAVWSEEEGAKLFFQKKDQQAREQVDVDAGDALADQMVEFARCIREGGEPEAGGPSSIEVVAVQEAVIESVASGKTVDVANYR
- a CDS encoding xanthine dehydrogenase family protein; translated protein: MSQMTHVGSSPAKEDALAKAVGDTVYGDDLRLPNELVGKVIRPPAVPANIKKIDASKALALPGVHCVLTAKDIPGENAGRYPYFPVLAEGSVCFGGDAVAILAAETHDIAEQAARLVQIDYEPLPGNYEYENIEGEVLFEQNVEKGDVEAGFAQADVIVEKTYFAASIDHGFIEPEGGVGWVDERGIVNIRVPTQTVENYELVAATLNLPASRVRYDCPMVGGAFGGKEHPLLGAFLGLLTMKTGRPVRIVYSREESMAQCSKKHPFIMRYKTGATKEGKLTALEIDIIADAGAYPTNSGGMILSGLIVGQGPYEVPNARGHSVAIQTNNPFTESMRGVGANQVCFAYESQMDEVAVQLGMDPVEFRRRNFIEKGGTLIHRQPIPTSPMLHELLAQAERAIGKKAGPDPSNSRGPWRRGVGYIGNLAGYGRPNQDGETYVSIEADGSVNLRCGASDVGAGQSTTYRQIAAEALGVTLESVSVTMANSEITPHCGMTSGSRQTLITGGAAQRGGEELLSRILKGAAELLEAAVEDLEANSGIISVRGAQERSVRFVEAVKKCKEMGISLFTTAKMETHPHTFEGNDVFGDRGGWVDYSFGVHAAEADVNIETGEVRLLNYVSGHDVGQAIHPQHVEGQFEGGSMMGIGHGLLEEIQTDKGMLSTSEFHSYLIPTATETPEWNSFYVESGEGLGPYGAKGIGEPCCTAGAAAVACAVSQAIGARITRIPITPDHVLEVLGKLKK